A section of the Streptomyces sp. NBC_01591 genome encodes:
- a CDS encoding ROK family protein: protein MKHVIALDVGGTGMKAALVGADGALLYEARRATGRERGPEAVVESILGFAADLRAYGEEHLGESALAAGVAVPGLVDAENGIAVYAANLGWRDVPMRQLLGERLGGVPVALGHDVRTGGLAEGRIGAGKGADRFLFVPLGTGIAGAIGIAGTIEAGAHGYAGEIGHIVVRPDGPDCSCGQRGCLETLASASAVSRAWAAASGDPEADAADCAKAVESGDPAAVEVWRNAVDALAAGLVTALTLLNPRALIIGGGLAEAGETLFTPLRAAVEERVTFQKLPHIVPAALGDTAGCLGAGLLAWDLLSTEVSA from the coding sequence GTGAAACACGTCATCGCCCTCGATGTGGGCGGCACCGGAATGAAGGCCGCACTGGTCGGGGCCGACGGCGCCCTGCTGTACGAGGCACGGCGGGCGACCGGCAGAGAGCGCGGCCCCGAAGCCGTCGTGGAGTCGATCCTCGGCTTCGCCGCCGATCTGCGGGCGTACGGCGAGGAGCACCTCGGCGAGAGCGCCCTCGCGGCCGGTGTCGCCGTGCCCGGCCTCGTCGACGCCGAGAACGGGATCGCGGTCTACGCCGCGAACCTGGGCTGGCGCGACGTACCCATGCGGCAACTGCTCGGCGAGCGGCTCGGCGGCGTTCCCGTCGCGCTCGGCCACGATGTGCGCACCGGCGGGCTCGCCGAGGGCCGGATCGGCGCGGGCAAGGGCGCCGACCGCTTCCTCTTCGTGCCGCTGGGCACTGGCATCGCCGGGGCCATCGGCATCGCGGGCACGATCGAGGCGGGCGCGCACGGGTACGCGGGCGAGATCGGCCACATCGTGGTCCGGCCGGACGGGCCCGACTGCAGCTGCGGACAGCGCGGCTGTCTGGAGACCCTGGCGTCCGCGTCCGCCGTCAGCCGCGCCTGGGCCGCCGCCTCCGGCGACCCCGAGGCGGACGCCGCGGACTGCGCGAAGGCCGTCGAGTCCGGCGACCCGGCAGCGGTGGAGGTCTGGCGGAACGCGGTGGACGCGCTCGCCGCCGGGCTGGTCACCGCGCTGACGTTGCTCAACCCGCGCGCGCTCATCATCGGTGGCGGTCTCGCCGAGGCCGGGGAAACCTTGTTCACACCACTCCGTGCGGCCGTCGAGGAACGCGTCACGTTCCAGAAGCTGCCCCACATCGTCCCGGCGGCCCTCGGGGACACCGCCGGATGCCTGGGCGCAGGGCTGCTCGCCTGGGATCTTCTCTCCACGGAGGTATCCGCCTGA